The DNA region GTGAGATAACAAAAATAGATGAAGGAAAAGAGTATGAGATATTTTCAATTCCAAGCATGCATACAGTACCCTCTGTGGCTTATTGTTTTAGGGAAAAGGACAAATGGAACATAGATGAGGAAAAATTGAAAGAGTTTGGTATCAAAAGAGGACCTTGGTTGAAGAGGTTGAAGAAGGATGGAAAATTGCAAGTGAATGGAAGATGGGTCAGGATAGAGGAGGTTGGGTATATAAAACCAGGTTTGAAAGTAGTTTACACTGGAGATACAATGCCTTGTGAAAATATACTTAAAATCTCAAAGGATGCCGATCTATTGATACATGATGGTGCATTTCTAGAGGAGGATGTTGGTTCAAAGGCCCATGCTGATATTGAGGAGGCTGCTAGAATTGCAAAAAAGGCTGGGGTAAAGCAACTGATACTTACACACATAAGTAGGAGATATACTGATACAAAAGAACTTGAGGACCGAGCTAAGGAAATTTTTCCAAATTCTACTGTTGCAAGGGATATGATGAGGGTTGAGTTGAAGAAGTAATTTTAAAATATATTTCTTACAATAGAAAATTTTTTATATATAGTCTCTTATAAATGATAATAATTTTATATTTACTATATGGTGATAAAAATGTCAAAATATGGTGGAGGATATAGTTACGGTAGAAGAGGAGGTTGTGGATGTTTATTTCCAACTTTGTTAGTTTTAGCTGGAATATTTTATGGTTTATATTATGATTATACACACTATCGTGAGGGTGTCTGGGATAGGGCGATTAAACCAAAAATCGCACCAATAGTAAGAGTGATAGAAAGTTATGAATCACCTGCTGAATCTTTTCAAAAATATATAGGAGTGAGAGTTGAAAGATGTTTTTCTGATCCCGAATGTATTAAAAAAGTTTCTGAAGAAGTCTCGACAACTGCGGGTGAAATTAGAAGTGGAACAAATCCAGATGTAAGAAAAGCTTTAGATGATTTTTTAAGACCTCTAATCGAAGCTCTAGGTGGCCATTAACCCATAAAAAATAATACTCCTTTTAACTACCATCAAGTATTTAAAATTATTCTATTAATTAAGACATGTTAAGACAGGTGTTTAGATGCCAGACAGAGTTCCCCATCCACCACACGCTCCTTATATCACACCCAGATACGAGAGGCCATATAGAGAAGAAAGGGAACAACCATCTTTCTTTCAGAGACAGGAATTATACGAGAGAGAAAAGGAAATAGAGAGAGAAATAATCCAACAAAAGAAGATTTGGAATAAGATAAAAGAAGAGAAATTAAGGGAATTGAAACTTCTAAGTTCTGAACTAATAGGAAACATATTTGAAAGAGTGAAATTCCTTGAAGAGAGGATAAATGATATAACCGCCTCTATTCAAACAAGACAATCAATAAACAAGAAA from Candidatus Aenigmatarchaeota archaeon includes:
- a CDS encoding MBL fold metallo-hydrolase, whose amino-acid sequence is EITKIDEGKEYEIFSIPSMHTVPSVAYCFREKDKWNIDEEKLKEFGIKRGPWLKRLKKDGKLQVNGRWVRIEEVGYIKPGLKVVYTGDTMPCENILKISKDADLLIHDGAFLEEDVGSKAHADIEEAARIAKKAGVKQLILTHISRRYTDTKELEDRAKEIFPNSTVARDMMRVELKK